From a region of the Methanolinea sp. genome:
- a CDS encoding methanogenesis marker 2 protein, with product MPVQDCSTARIASVVREYEGVKRKHAIGAMVRAIRIDAPEVIASFGEDAAVIEHGDEVLLLAADGIWSRLMEADPYWAGYCSVLVNIHDIAAMGGKPLAMVDVLSISDHRIQDEVLAGMHDASLQFGVPIVGGHLHPDTPYSVIDVAILGIAPRDAVIYSHTARDGDAVMIAIDLNGRVHPSCALNWDSVTMKSAGEVRAQVSLMQELGKAHLMTAGKDISNPGMIGTLGMLLEVSGKGAVIELERIPKPDLAANYMTFEQWIRIYPGMGFVLTVPEENTNEIHRQFASVGMSAEVIGSVDSTRKLQVVYAGESSPVFDFSKNGVMRLYSDDGSRL from the coding sequence ATGCCAGTACAAGACTGCTCCACCGCGAGAATTGCCTCTGTGGTCAGGGAATACGAAGGTGTAAAGAGGAAACATGCTATTGGCGCGATGGTTCGGGCTATCAGGATCGATGCTCCGGAAGTCATCGCGTCGTTCGGGGAGGACGCAGCCGTCATCGAGCATGGAGATGAGGTACTCCTCCTCGCTGCCGATGGCATCTGGAGCCGTCTCATGGAGGCCGACCCGTACTGGGCCGGCTACTGCTCGGTTCTGGTCAACATTCACGATATCGCCGCCATGGGAGGAAAACCGCTTGCCATGGTCGATGTCCTGTCCATCTCCGATCATCGCATCCAGGATGAGGTACTTGCCGGAATGCATGATGCTTCACTCCAGTTTGGGGTACCAATTGTCGGTGGACACCTCCATCCCGACACCCCGTATAGCGTCATCGATGTGGCCATACTCGGCATCGCTCCCAGGGATGCAGTCATCTACAGCCACACGGCCCGCGACGGGGACGCCGTTATGATTGCCATCGACCTCAACGGGCGCGTCCATCCGTCCTGTGCTCTCAACTGGGATTCGGTTACCATGAAGTCAGCAGGTGAAGTGCGTGCACAGGTGAGCCTCATGCAGGAACTGGGGAAGGCCCATCTCATGACCGCCGGAAAGGATATCAGTAACCCGGGAATGATTGGGACACTCGGGATGCTGCTTGAAGTCAGCGGGAAAGGGGCGGTAATCGAGCTCGAGCGGATCCCAAAACCTGACCTCGCAGCGAACTATATGACCTTCGAACAATGGATTCGGATATATCCCGGCATGGGATTCGTTCTCACCGTCCCCGAGGAAAACACCAATGAAATCCATCGTCAATTCGCCAGTGTCGGTATGAGCGCGGAGGTCATAGGTTCGGTTGATTCGACCAGGAAACTTCAGGTTGTGTATGCCGGAGAGAGCTCACCGGTTTTTGACTTCTCCAAGAACGGGGTCATGCGACTCTACTCCGATGACGGGTCACGCCTGTGA
- a CDS encoding replication factor C large subunit: protein MDWASKYRPKHVKELVGNSTALRQMVDWGQTWTRESRPLILYGKPGTGKTSSVYALAADLNWEIIELNASDQRTRDIILRIAGTSSQTGSLSGAGRKVILLDEADNLHGTADRGGARAILEVIRTARQPVILVANDLYQISVEIRSRCDPVQFRALPARSIIPRLRFICSSEHLSCNDAALETIAVAAEGDMRAAITMLQAAAIGRQALVEADLSSSKKDRRSTVFDLVAAIFGKTGGEDLMKISYEVDETPDTLAQWIEANIGQIGEGNRVSRAYQYLARSDEYIGLTYRHQYYTLWRYATLLMVLGVSEAAGGSGIHTRIKAPERWKKMGSYRKQKAIRTGMLDKVSSGLHMSQHSLRDRYLPTVSALADRDPAEFAREFSLDADELNLLIHDKTRSAKVVKTLYDEEKRLEKERETAERAERRKSAATRKGTERTHDTAPAQERGENQGGGQEQADTRPDVEVKDRRSQKTLFDGF from the coding sequence ATGGACTGGGCGTCGAAATACCGCCCGAAGCACGTGAAAGAGCTGGTCGGCAACAGCACCGCCCTACGCCAGATGGTGGATTGGGGGCAGACCTGGACAAGGGAAAGCCGGCCGTTGATCCTCTATGGGAAACCGGGCACCGGCAAGACGTCGAGCGTGTACGCACTTGCTGCCGATTTAAACTGGGAGATCATCGAGCTTAATGCCAGCGACCAGCGGACTCGGGATATAATCCTGCGTATCGCCGGCACGAGCAGCCAGACCGGCAGCCTGAGTGGTGCCGGGCGGAAAGTCATCTTACTTGACGAAGCAGACAACCTCCATGGAACAGCAGACCGTGGCGGAGCCCGGGCAATCCTCGAGGTGATCAGGACGGCCCGCCAGCCGGTAATCCTTGTCGCCAATGATCTCTACCAGATCTCGGTGGAGATCCGGTCCCGGTGCGACCCGGTCCAGTTCCGCGCCCTTCCCGCACGGTCGATCATACCCCGCCTCAGGTTCATCTGCAGCAGTGAACATCTCTCGTGTAATGATGCAGCCCTGGAAACAATAGCCGTGGCAGCGGAAGGTGATATGCGAGCGGCCATCACCATGCTGCAAGCCGCTGCCATCGGAAGACAGGCTCTTGTGGAGGCCGATCTCTCATCATCAAAAAAGGACAGGCGGTCAACGGTTTTTGATCTAGTGGCCGCAATCTTCGGAAAGACTGGCGGCGAGGATCTCATGAAGATCTCGTACGAAGTGGATGAGACGCCTGACACCCTTGCCCAGTGGATCGAGGCTAACATCGGTCAGATCGGCGAGGGCAATCGGGTCTCCCGGGCGTACCAGTACCTGGCGCGTTCCGATGAGTACATCGGGCTTACCTACCGTCACCAGTATTATACGCTATGGCGATACGCCACGTTGTTGATGGTTCTCGGGGTCTCTGAAGCAGCGGGAGGTTCTGGCATCCATACCCGGATAAAAGCCCCTGAACGCTGGAAAAAGATGGGTAGTTACCGGAAACAGAAGGCAATCCGCACCGGGATGCTCGATAAGGTCTCTTCCGGCCTGCACATGTCCCAGCATTCGCTCCGCGATCGCTATCTCCCGACGGTTTCAGCCCTGGCCGACCGTGACCCTGCAGAGTTTGCGCGGGAGTTCTCGCTCGATGCCGATGAGCTGAACCTCCTCATCCATGATAAGACGCGGTCCGCAAAAGTGGTAAAAACTCTTTATGACGAAGAGAAGAGGCTGGAGAAGGAGCGGGAAACGGCCGAGAGAGCGGAACGCAGGAAGTCCGCTGCCACCAGGAAGGGAACGGAACGCACGCATGACACCGCACCCGCACAGGAACGGGGTGAAAATCAAGGCGGCGGGCAGGAACAGGCCGATACACGCCCGGATGTGGAAGTGAAGGATAGAAGATCTCAAAAGACCCTCTTCGATGGGTTCTGA
- a CDS encoding archaemetzincin family Zn-dependent metalloprotease gives MDLLIFWDSGAPSGLGLPVSRCIGDLFALPAQVRPNPLILNGYDGSRNQTDAHAVLDSLGIFRQRRAVMNPILLVCGADLFTAGVTSLFGLSRPRSLVAVVSTARLDNRFYDLPENEEDLVDRLVKESAHEIGHLFMLEHCDDSRCIMFPPLTLDDLDRKKRWFCPSCQAMLESVTLQASI, from the coding sequence ATGGATCTCCTTATTTTTTGGGATTCCGGTGCACCCAGCGGTCTCGGCCTTCCTGTCTCACGTTGTATCGGGGATCTTTTTGCACTCCCGGCGCAGGTCCGACCAAACCCCCTCATCCTGAATGGTTATGACGGTTCCCGGAACCAGACCGATGCCCATGCGGTCCTTGATTCTCTGGGGATTTTCAGGCAGCGGCGAGCAGTCATGAATCCGATACTCCTCGTTTGCGGAGCCGATCTCTTCACCGCAGGAGTGACCTCTCTCTTCGGGCTCTCCCGCCCCCGCTCTCTCGTTGCCGTGGTCTCAACGGCCCGCCTCGACAATAGATTTTATGACCTCCCGGAAAACGAGGAGGATCTCGTTGACCGCCTGGTCAAGGAGAGTGCTCATGAGATCGGGCACCTCTTCATGCTCGAACATTGCGATGATTCCCGGTGCATCATGTTCCCTCCTCTGACCCTTGATGACCTCGATCGGAAAAAGCGATGGTTCTGCCCGTCCTGCCAGGCCATGCTTGAGAGCGTCACCCTGCAGGCAAGCATCTGA